One segment of Spiroplasma cantharicola DNA contains the following:
- a CDS encoding helicase HerA-like domain-containing protein: MQDFYNWLINNKEKSELYIKLIELLEDGFVNSLRENKKGTYSMFYNGYTSIDIANNYLTIFDMSSLKDGIDTRLFAMQMFLVIKLLERQIKVNYGLNTNTPQRVIFDEAHLLMDKDFPIALNFIYRMVKMIRKRNGGITVITQNPEDFLSTPEIAKKTKAIINNSQYAFIMQATETNINKIEKLYSDSDGFTEYEKKSLVTATQGFCLLITSKSRRFTLNMDVQQEDFRNIAVDESTLKIWVLGYLTTRLYNILNGLKHIDTKLEECVSIKEINDQKTLQIKLKEKHNLKAELFKQNIEIKAVNLENNILSFVFKDLHNQIAYKFYDKITKKLMLINEQINQEVDSNE, encoded by the coding sequence TTGCAAGATTTCTATAACTGATTAATTAATAATAAAGAAAAGAGTGAATTATATATAAAATTAATTGAATTATTAGAAGATGGATTTGTGAATTCTTTAAGAGAAAATAAAAAAGGAACATATTCAATGTTTTATAATGGATATACAAGTATTGATATTGCAAATAATTACTTAACAATCTTTGATATGAGTTCATTAAAAGATGGAATTGATACAAGGTTATTTGCAATGCAAATGTTTTTAGTTATTAAATTATTAGAAAGACAAATAAAGGTTAATTATGGTTTAAATACAAACACACCACAAAGAGTTATTTTTGATGAAGCTCATTTACTAATGGATAAAGATTTTCCAATAGCTTTAAATTTTATTTATAGAATGGTAAAAATGATTAGAAAAAGAAATGGTGGAATAACAGTAATTACACAAAATCCTGAGGACTTTTTATCAACTCCTGAAATTGCGAAAAAAACTAAGGCAATCATAAATAATAGTCAATATGCTTTTATTATGCAAGCAACTGAAACTAATATTAATAAAATTGAAAAACTTTATTCAGATAGTGATGGTTTTACTGAATATGAAAAGAAAAGTTTAGTTACAGCAACTCAGGGTTTTTGTTTACTAATAACTTCTAAATCAAGAAGATTTACTCTAAATATGGATGTACAACAAGAAGATTTTAGAAATATTGCAGTAGATGAAAGTACTTTAAAAATTTGGGTATTAGGTTACTTGACAACAAGGCTTTATAATATTTTAAATGGTTTAAAACATATTGATACTAAATTAGAAGAATGTGTATCTATTAAAGAAATTAACGATCAAAAAACATTACAAATAAAACTAAAAGAAAAACATAATTTAAAAGCTGAATTATTCAAGCAAAATATTGAAATTAAAGCTGTAAATTTGGAAAATAATATTTTATCTTTTGTATTTAAAGATTTACATAATCAAATAGCGTACAAATTCTATGACAAAATTACTAAAAAGTTGATGTTGATCAACGAACAAATTAATCAAGAAGTTGATTCAAATGAATAA
- a CDS encoding HU family DNA-binding protein: protein MNNQKASKNEICRVIAENTNIRMKEIEIVFDEIFNEIKSKLKEGKSLTIKNFGKFKIYGYKNMNMNKSSIIKVKKSKKGWKNEKHKQILIRVYNKDEIELINRFQNLCKGKKDSFNKIIKEVLIEQLESLIYAKELSKNQNIIKEIMNHTLDETVIPRVSKIIKTTNEHNLIKIELVNRKINFLINEMGQARIIDGKPIINDINLKVKDKNWMLEEELKINEEIQIKKN, encoded by the coding sequence ATGAATAATCAAAAGGCTAGTAAAAATGAAATTTGTAGAGTAATTGCTGAAAATACTAATATTAGAATGAAAGAAATTGAAATCGTTTTTGATGAAATATTTAATGAAATTAAAAGTAAATTAAAAGAAGGAAAATCATTAACTATAAAGAATTTTGGAAAATTTAAAATTTATGGTTATAAAAATATGAATATGAATAAAAGCTCTATTATAAAAGTAAAAAAATCTAAAAAGGGGTGAAAGAATGAAAAACATAAACAAATTTTAATTAGAGTTTATAACAAAGATGAAATTGAACTTATAAATAGATTTCAAAATCTTTGTAAGGGCAAAAAAGATAGCTTTAATAAAATAATTAAAGAAGTTTTAATTGAACAATTAGAAAGTTTAATATATGCTAAAGAATTAAGTAAAAATCAAAATATTATTAAAGAAATTATGAATCATACTTTAGATGAAACTGTTATTCCTAGAGTTTCGAAAATTATTAAAACTACAAATGAGCATAATTTAATTAAAATTGAACTTGTAAATAGAAAAATAAATTTTTTAATAAATGAAATGGGACAAGCAAGAATTATTGATGGAAAACCTATAATTAATGACATAAATTTAAAAGTTAAAGATAAAAATTGAATGTTAGAAGAAGAATTAAAAATAAATGAAGAAATTCAAATTAAAAAGAATTAG
- the mobL gene encoding relaxase MobL: MEEKILKQINLIKDTWNNFKNNIEFTGEIDKNFLYSMKKTINKIDSLMVVLIKLIFEKNDDISNELNNNFSLEKDIKLKEKNKMKTITEEVKELKTPVIFRIKPLYKFSKNREERIKRVEYYYSGRAQRDGKTKNRTYLDYITRNNANRKIELSREEILELNKLRKTNIKEYNKKIEYYSKIKSQNLGLWSKEGIVAENRLKEIKENLLKVDGKKQFVWDSVISFSEPFCEKYNVYNPETIYNTLKDRINMLFWSKRIDPDSMEWFFSFHSNTDNPHVHILFFEKEPTRIGERYESEYVTMGSILKLRR, encoded by the coding sequence ATGGAAGAAAAGATTTTAAAACAAATTAATCTAATTAAAGATACATGAAATAATTTCAAAAATAATATTGAATTTACAGGTGAAATTGATAAGAACTTTTTATATTCTATGAAAAAAACCATTAATAAAATTGATAGTTTAATGGTTGTCTTAATAAAACTAATATTTGAAAAAAATGATGATATTAGTAATGAATTAAATAATAATTTTTCTTTAGAAAAAGATATAAAACTTAAGGAGAAAAATAAAATGAAAACAATAACAGAAGAAGTTAAAGAGTTAAAAACCCCAGTAATTTTTAGAATAAAACCTTTATATAAATTTAGTAAAAATAGAGAAGAAAGAATTAAAAGAGTCGAATATTATTATTCAGGAAGAGCTCAACGTGATGGAAAAACAAAAAATAGAACTTATTTGGATTACATTACAAGAAATAATGCCAATAGAAAAATTGAATTAAGTAGAGAAGAAATTTTAGAATTAAATAAGTTAAGAAAAACAAATATTAAAGAATATAATAAAAAAATTGAATATTATAGTAAAATAAAATCTCAAAATTTAGGTTTATGAAGTAAAGAAGGAATAGTTGCTGAAAATAGATTAAAAGAAATTAAGGAAAATCTATTAAAAGTAGATGGTAAAAAACAATTTGTTTGAGATTCAGTAATATCATTTTCTGAACCATTTTGTGAAAAGTACAATGTCTATAATCCAGAAACTATTTATAATACTTTAAAGGATAGAATTAATATGCTTTTCTGATCAAAAAGAATTGATCCAGATAGCATGGAATGATTTTTTAGTTTTCATAGTAATACAGATAATCCTCATGTACATATTTTATTTTTTGAAAAAGAACCAACAAGAATTGGTGAAAGATATGAAAGTGAATATGTTACTATGGGATCTATTTTAAAATTGAGAAGATAA